From the Kitasatospora viridis genome, one window contains:
- a CDS encoding helix-turn-helix domain-containing protein has protein sequence MTNSQRQSVRNAWVNALRAETLRERNRAQATVALVGHMIATYTDADGGGAFPSRETLALLCGCTTETVSRAVAVLTAVGMLARKRRPNSPMVYQLLLPVSRPDWDSHMPAFTETRQKRARAAAKERLATELEAALAGTAPTSRTASPDAIRTASPAGLPDSVPGRHPKESDSVPGRPRLASPDAIRTASPAGGTRTPTSGRDQDTHHTLAGHVQQPQHRAPDPRTDDPQLLPPDWTPSTAAIEAAQSNRTAAGRPVLTGSELITVTRRFRSRVRADHWLTTPDAANARWITWVERERSGDADQPPLLLSLPGGQHHTTTQPAAPNTPARHPENTRDTA, from the coding sequence GTGACCAACAGCCAGCGCCAGTCCGTCCGGAACGCCTGGGTCAATGCCCTGCGCGCCGAGACACTGCGCGAGCGCAACCGCGCGCAGGCCACGGTCGCGTTGGTCGGGCACATGATCGCCACCTACACCGACGCGGACGGCGGTGGAGCGTTCCCGAGCAGGGAGACGCTGGCGTTGCTGTGCGGCTGCACCACCGAGACCGTATCCCGGGCTGTGGCCGTGCTCACCGCGGTGGGGATGCTGGCCCGGAAGCGTCGTCCGAACAGCCCGATGGTGTATCAGCTGCTGCTCCCGGTCAGCCGGCCGGACTGGGACTCGCACATGCCTGCGTTCACCGAGACCCGGCAGAAGCGGGCCCGCGCGGCCGCGAAGGAACGCCTGGCCACCGAGTTGGAAGCCGCCCTGGCCGGCACCGCACCGACCTCTCGGACAGCGTCCCCGGACGCCATCCGGACAGCGTCCCCGGCGGGGCTTCCGGACAGCGTCCCCGGACGCCATCCGAAGGAGTCGGACAGCGTCCCCGGACGCCCCCGGTTAGCGTCCCCGGACGCCATCCGGACAGCGTCCCCGGCGGGGGGTACCAGAACACCTACCTCCGGTAGGGACCAGGACACCCACCACACACTCGCGGGCCATGTACAGCAACCACAGCACCGCGCGCCCGACCCCCGAACCGACGACCCCCAACTCCTCCCCCCCGACTGGACACCCAGCACCGCCGCCATCGAAGCAGCGCAGTCCAACCGCACCGCCGCCGGCCGCCCCGTCCTCACCGGCAGCGAACTCATCACGGTGACACGCCGCTTTCGCAGCCGAGTCCGCGCCGATCACTGGCTCACCACCCCAGACGCCGCCAACGCCCGCTGGATCACCTGGGTCGAACGCGAACGCTCAGGAGACGCCGACCAACCACCGCTACTCCTCAGCCTCCCAGGCGGCCAACACCACACCACCACCCAACCCGCCGCGCCCAACACACCAGCACGCCACCCAGAAAACACACGAGACACCGCCTGA
- a CDS encoding Lsr2 family DNA-binding protein yields MDAETAVAVSLYKNGATVADIAEVTGLTQHELAAAVTGTGAPFAVRTPTNDPSGMLITWGQQHGTKGMQRLAETARNALAGLQEAHRNEAVVEAARARVRAAREQLATAEQALRTAQGTAPKKSAAAAPAVPRPDRAEGALIREWARARGHQVGSAGAIAQDLIVAYRAEHPRADAA; encoded by the coding sequence GTGGACGCTGAAACCGCCGTCGCCGTCTCCCTATACAAGAACGGCGCGACCGTCGCTGACATCGCCGAGGTCACTGGGCTGACTCAGCACGAGCTCGCCGCGGCCGTGACCGGAACGGGTGCCCCGTTCGCCGTCCGCACCCCGACGAACGACCCGTCCGGAATGCTGATCACCTGGGGCCAGCAGCACGGGACCAAGGGCATGCAGCGTCTCGCCGAGACCGCCCGGAATGCGCTCGCTGGTCTCCAGGAGGCCCACCGGAATGAGGCCGTGGTCGAGGCGGCCCGGGCGCGCGTTCGGGCTGCGCGAGAGCAACTGGCCACCGCCGAACAGGCCCTGCGTACCGCTCAAGGAACGGCGCCGAAGAAGTCGGCTGCCGCGGCGCCGGCCGTTCCGCGGCCCGACCGAGCCGAGGGCGCGTTGATCCGCGAGTGGGCTCGGGCGCGCGGCCACCAGGTCGGGAGCGCTGGTGCCATCGCGCAGGACCTGATCGTGGCCTACCGCGCCGAACACCCCCGCGCCGACGCCGCCTGA
- a CDS encoding exonuclease domain-containing protein: protein MSWHTGRMAAFDLETTGVDVEEDRLITGAVVEVGGGQRAVTQAWMCNPGLPIPRAATKVHHITDAQARVAPPAAEVVPRIAQAIVAQARAGRPLIVMNAPFDLTLLDRELRRHGLPSLAEQLGDTDLHVIDPLLIDRQLDRYRKGARTLTDLCAHYGVTIERAHTADGDALAAARLVGAVARWFPQLQRWSVEYLHWQQVEWARQQAPGRQEYLRRRNPSAVVSGDWPLIPRTRTGGGR from the coding sequence GTGAGTTGGCACACGGGCCGCATGGCAGCGTTCGATCTGGAGACCACCGGGGTGGACGTCGAGGAGGACCGGCTCATCACCGGGGCAGTGGTCGAGGTCGGCGGCGGCCAGCGGGCCGTCACCCAGGCGTGGATGTGCAACCCGGGCCTGCCGATCCCGCGCGCCGCAACGAAGGTGCACCACATCACCGACGCGCAGGCTCGCGTTGCCCCGCCAGCCGCTGAGGTGGTCCCCCGGATCGCGCAGGCGATCGTCGCGCAGGCCCGCGCTGGCCGGCCCCTGATCGTCATGAACGCGCCCTTCGACCTGACCCTGTTGGACCGCGAGTTGCGCCGGCACGGCCTGCCGTCGCTGGCCGAGCAGCTCGGCGACACCGACCTGCACGTCATCGACCCGTTGCTGATCGATCGCCAGCTCGACCGGTATCGAAAGGGCGCCCGCACGCTGACCGACCTGTGCGCGCACTACGGGGTGACGATCGAGCGGGCGCACACTGCGGACGGGGACGCGCTCGCCGCGGCCCGGCTGGTCGGGGCCGTCGCCCGCTGGTTTCCGCAGCTGCAGCGCTGGTCGGTGGAGTACCTGCACTGGCAGCAGGTCGAGTGGGCTCGGCAGCAGGCGCCGGGGCGGCAGGAGTACCTTCGCCGCCGGAATCCCTCGGCGGTGGTGTCCGGCGACTGGCCGCTGATCCCACGCACGCGAACCGGCGGTGGCCGATGA
- a CDS encoding PD-(D/E)XK nuclease-like domain-containing protein — protein MTNEQYHADPVPGGSLSSSGARKLLAPSCPALFRHEQLHGQKPRKVFDLGAAAHGLVLGAGPELARIDADEWRTAAVKAKVAAARERGAIPLRPAEYEQVQQMAAALRQHPIASALFAPGSGLPEQSLFWTDQATGVWRRARLDWLPTPSSGRRLIIPDYKTCASADPEAIAKSVLTYGYHQQDPWYVDAVRALGLGDESTTFVFVFQEKSAPYLVNVVQLDAVSRRLGRKLNRKAISLYRDCVTADRWPGYSDGIEIVSLPAWAQKQLQEIQ, from the coding sequence ATGACGAACGAGCAGTACCACGCCGACCCGGTCCCGGGCGGATCCCTTTCCTCGTCAGGTGCGCGGAAGTTGTTGGCGCCGTCGTGCCCGGCCCTGTTCCGCCACGAGCAGTTGCACGGCCAGAAGCCGCGCAAGGTGTTCGACCTCGGGGCCGCGGCCCACGGACTGGTGCTCGGTGCCGGACCAGAGCTCGCCCGCATCGACGCCGACGAGTGGCGCACGGCCGCTGTGAAGGCCAAGGTCGCGGCCGCCCGAGAGCGCGGCGCGATCCCGTTGAGGCCCGCTGAGTACGAGCAGGTGCAGCAGATGGCCGCCGCCCTGCGGCAGCACCCGATCGCTTCGGCGCTGTTCGCCCCCGGCAGCGGTCTGCCGGAGCAGTCGTTGTTCTGGACCGACCAGGCCACCGGCGTGTGGCGGCGGGCCCGCTTGGACTGGCTGCCGACACCGAGCAGCGGCCGGCGGCTGATCATCCCGGACTACAAGACGTGCGCCTCGGCGGATCCGGAGGCGATCGCCAAGTCGGTGCTGACCTACGGCTATCACCAGCAGGACCCGTGGTACGTCGACGCCGTTCGGGCGCTGGGCCTCGGCGACGAGTCGACCACGTTCGTCTTCGTCTTCCAGGAGAAGTCGGCGCCGTACCTGGTGAACGTGGTCCAGCTCGATGCCGTGAGCCGGCGCCTCGGCCGGAAGCTCAACCGCAAGGCCATTTCCCTGTACCGGGACTGCGTCACCGCCGACCGGTGGCCCGGCTACAGCGACGGGATCGAAATCGTCTCGCTGCCCGCGTGGGCGCAGAAGCAGCTGCAGGAGATCCAGTGA
- a CDS encoding XRE family transcriptional regulator, whose product MRYTLRNPDLLRMLMQHTGTGRSVSIRDLARTARCSHGTIHNLLAGSLPAIEHPAAVAIAHRIGVDLLVLWAPVGRAAPLTSREAVPV is encoded by the coding sequence ATGCGTTACACCCTTCGCAACCCAGACCTCCTGCGCATGCTCATGCAGCACACCGGCACCGGCAGAAGCGTCTCGATCAGGGACCTCGCCCGGACGGCGCGCTGCTCCCACGGCACGATCCACAATCTGCTTGCCGGCTCTCTGCCCGCCATTGAGCACCCGGCCGCAGTGGCCATCGCTCACCGGATCGGCGTCGACCTGCTCGTCCTCTGGGCCCCTGTCGGTCGCGCCGCGCCGCTCACCAGCCGCGAGGCAGTGCCCGTATGA
- a CDS encoding helix-turn-helix domain-containing protein yields MAEHDTETPFSDLVRTRRAELGLSLRALAERCIDPETGATPITKGWIERLEKGEPVLTPRLSELRAMAAGLQLPLRRLQDEAAVQFLGMQRQAEWSGDSTVRAVVARMEELTPEERADLAQMAELYAAQQVARRETSKGS; encoded by the coding sequence ATGGCTGAGCACGACACCGAGACCCCCTTCAGCGACCTCGTCCGTACTCGACGTGCCGAGCTCGGCCTCAGCCTCCGCGCCCTCGCTGAACGCTGCATCGACCCCGAGACCGGCGCCACCCCGATCACCAAGGGCTGGATCGAGCGCCTGGAGAAGGGTGAGCCGGTACTCACTCCCCGGCTGTCCGAACTGCGCGCGATGGCCGCCGGCCTCCAGCTGCCACTGCGCCGGCTCCAGGATGAGGCGGCTGTCCAGTTCCTCGGGATGCAGCGGCAGGCCGAATGGAGCGGTGACAGTACCGTCCGGGCAGTTGTGGCCCGCATGGAGGAGCTGACACCGGAAGAACGCGCCGACCTCGCGCAGATGGCCGAGCTCTACGCAGCACAGCAGGTCGCGCGCCGCGAAACCTCAAAAGGATCTTAA
- a CDS encoding tyrosine-type recombinase/integrase, translating into MATIRNRVRKDGGITYTVLWRAGGKADAKQESEIFPDSLENAEQKAELFKGLVNLNGQQWPPGWVRGKGFVQPELEPEPTAFPSNQPLLEYARRIVDRLTGIDERTRGDYHRELRLHVEGVLVHTAPDGTVVPPTVGNVTKDDITEWVRAEEDGKVRHDDPEQWERQPASPKSIKNRHGVLYSVFQAAVEAEPSLRSGNPCARTKLPRLDGGTEEEMVFLEYSEWQRVRAELALICGGDGVDIAEVLVATGLRWGELTALQVRDLNLSGSTPTLRVTRAWKRQRDNSLKLGPPKTKRSRRTLALAPGTAEIVRRRIVAKGPEDFVFTTAWGNPWRHSNFYSRRWLPAVKAAKAKGLPKSPRLHDLRHTHVSWLIAKNIPLPAIQARLGHESIKTTVDRYGHLVRELDAEIAAAVEVAMTSTAGNGLHLVTA; encoded by the coding sequence ATGGCGACCATCCGAAACCGCGTCCGCAAGGACGGCGGCATCACCTACACCGTGCTCTGGCGCGCTGGCGGCAAGGCCGACGCCAAGCAGGAGTCCGAGATCTTCCCGGACTCCCTGGAGAACGCCGAGCAGAAAGCCGAGCTCTTCAAGGGCCTCGTCAACCTGAACGGCCAGCAGTGGCCACCTGGCTGGGTCCGGGGCAAGGGGTTCGTCCAGCCCGAGCTCGAACCCGAGCCGACAGCTTTCCCGAGCAACCAGCCGCTACTCGAATACGCACGCCGCATCGTGGATCGGCTCACTGGCATCGACGAGCGCACCCGCGGTGACTACCACCGCGAGCTGCGCCTCCACGTCGAGGGCGTCCTGGTGCACACGGCGCCGGATGGCACGGTCGTGCCCCCCACAGTTGGCAACGTGACGAAGGACGACATCACCGAGTGGGTGCGCGCCGAGGAGGACGGCAAGGTGCGCCACGACGACCCGGAGCAGTGGGAGCGCCAGCCGGCTTCCCCGAAGTCCATCAAGAACCGCCATGGCGTCCTCTACAGCGTCTTCCAGGCCGCCGTCGAGGCTGAGCCCTCACTGCGCAGCGGCAACCCCTGTGCGCGCACCAAGCTCCCCCGCCTCGACGGCGGCACGGAGGAGGAGATGGTCTTCCTGGAGTACTCCGAGTGGCAGCGCGTCCGAGCGGAGCTCGCGCTCATCTGCGGCGGCGACGGAGTCGACATAGCGGAAGTACTCGTCGCAACCGGGCTTCGCTGGGGCGAACTGACGGCACTTCAGGTCCGCGACTTGAATTTGTCCGGATCCACACCCACGCTGCGCGTCACCCGCGCCTGGAAGCGGCAGCGGGACAACTCGCTGAAGCTCGGGCCGCCGAAGACGAAGAGGAGCCGGCGCACGTTGGCGCTCGCGCCGGGCACCGCAGAGATCGTCCGGCGCAGGATTGTGGCCAAGGGCCCCGAGGACTTCGTCTTCACCACCGCGTGGGGCAACCCGTGGCGCCACTCGAACTTCTACAGCCGCCGGTGGCTGCCGGCGGTGAAGGCCGCCAAGGCCAAGGGTCTGCCGAAGTCACCCCGGCTGCACGACCTGCGCCACACGCATGTGAGCTGGCTCATCGCGAAGAACATCCCGCTGCCGGCGATCCAGGCCCGACTGGGGCACGAGAGCATCAAGACGACGGTGGACCGCTACGGGCACCTCGTACGGGAGCTGGACGCGGAGATCGCCGCCGCCGTCGAGGTCGCGATGACTTCGACGGCTGGCAACGGCCTCCACCTCGTTACGGCGTGA
- the orn gene encoding oligoribonuclease, producing the protein MNDRLVWIDCEMTGLDLERDALIEVAALVTDSELNILGEGVDVVIRPPQEALLTMPEVVREMHTSSGLLDELAEGVTLAEAEEKVLAYVREWAPEAGKTPLCGNSVATDRGFLSRDMPALEGHLHYRIVDVSSIKELARRWYPRAYYNSPQKGGNHRALADIRESIAELRYYREAVFVPAPGPETEQAKEIAAKHQIAGG; encoded by the coding sequence GTGAACGACCGTTTGGTATGGATCGACTGTGAAATGACCGGCCTGGACCTCGAACGCGACGCGTTGATCGAGGTGGCGGCCCTGGTCACCGACTCCGAGCTCAACATCCTCGGCGAGGGCGTGGACGTGGTGATCCGCCCGCCGCAGGAGGCGCTCCTGACCATGCCCGAGGTGGTGCGCGAGATGCACACCTCCTCCGGTCTGCTCGACGAGCTGGCCGAAGGCGTGACGCTGGCCGAGGCCGAGGAGAAGGTGCTGGCCTACGTGCGCGAGTGGGCACCCGAGGCGGGCAAGACTCCGCTGTGCGGCAACTCGGTGGCCACCGACCGCGGCTTCCTGTCCCGGGACATGCCGGCCCTGGAGGGCCACCTGCACTACCGGATCGTGGACGTCTCCTCGATCAAGGAGCTGGCCCGGCGCTGGTACCCGCGGGCGTACTACAACAGCCCGCAGAAGGGCGGCAACCACCGGGCGCTGGCCGACATCCGGGAGAGCATCGCCGAACTGCGCTACTACCGCGAGGCGGTGTTCGTCCCGGCGCCCGGCCCGGAGACCGAGCAGGCCAAGGAGATCGCCGCGAAGCACCAGATCGCCGGCGGGTGA
- a CDS encoding HAD family hydrolase, whose product MPLLLLDLDNTLVPRDAAFRAWAAGFLTEHRLPAAELAWLTTLDGGGYVPRTALLGAARRRYRLDQSLEALLAHYGRGINSHIRCPDSHLAALRAARAAGCALVIVSNGGTGSQVEKIRRTGLAALVDAWVVSEEAGCAKPDPLIFEIAARRCGFELAGPGAADAWVIGDHAPADIAGAEAAGLRSVWLHHGRPWPELGYRPTLTAASLPEAIDLALATSTVNAPTVNAPTVNVPAINVPTAAA is encoded by the coding sequence ATGCCGCTGCTCCTGCTCGACCTCGACAACACGCTCGTCCCGCGCGACGCGGCCTTCCGGGCCTGGGCTGCGGGCTTCCTCACCGAACACCGGCTCCCCGCAGCCGAACTGGCCTGGCTGACCACCCTGGACGGCGGCGGCTACGTGCCCCGCACCGCGCTGCTCGGCGCCGCCCGCCGGCGCTACCGGCTGGACCAGTCGCTGGAGGCCCTGCTGGCCCATTACGGACGCGGGATCAACTCCCATATCCGCTGCCCCGACTCGCACCTCGCGGCACTGCGGGCGGCCCGCGCGGCCGGTTGCGCGCTGGTCATCGTGAGCAACGGCGGCACCGGCTCCCAGGTCGAGAAGATCCGCCGCACCGGGCTCGCCGCGCTGGTGGACGCCTGGGTGGTCTCCGAGGAGGCCGGGTGCGCCAAGCCGGATCCGCTGATCTTCGAGATCGCGGCCCGGCGCTGCGGGTTCGAGCTGGCCGGGCCCGGGGCGGCCGACGCCTGGGTGATCGGCGACCACGCCCCGGCCGACATCGCGGGCGCCGAGGCGGCCGGCCTGCGCAGCGTCTGGTTGCACCACGGCCGCCCGTGGCCCGAGCTGGGCTACCGGCCGACGCTGACCGCCGCCAGCCTCCCGGAGGCGATCGACCTGGCCCTCGCCACCTCGACCGTCAATGCCCCGACCGTCAATGCCCCGACCGTCAACGTCCCGGCCATCAACGTCCCGACCGCCGCCGCCTGA
- a CDS encoding DUF4239 domain-containing protein: protein MWRSVIAALLGACLALAVGTVFGRTARSKDGATTPQALSFAGAAILGFFALFTGFSIAGAWQELNSARQHTYEESRSLTEVYWSSEGMAADDRRAVQGALRNYTHLVIDDEWSQMAAGHGSSAVWLAADRVRTAAEAANAQTTTEVSAKGDTLQNLTDMFATRNARLSDIRAVVPGLALGGLIVGSVLVVATPAVIGMTANRRNLMVLCFVGATVAFAVGLVLQLSGPYSGVLKVQPAAFQLALTRYDQMDAEAAQH from the coding sequence ATGTGGCGCAGTGTCATCGCGGCCCTGCTGGGTGCCTGTCTGGCTCTGGCGGTGGGCACGGTCTTCGGCCGAACCGCCCGTTCCAAGGACGGGGCCACCACTCCGCAGGCCCTGTCCTTCGCGGGAGCGGCGATCCTGGGGTTCTTCGCGCTGTTCACCGGATTCAGCATCGCCGGCGCCTGGCAGGAGCTGAACTCGGCGCGACAGCACACTTATGAGGAGTCCAGGTCACTCACCGAGGTCTACTGGTCGAGCGAGGGCATGGCGGCCGACGATCGGCGGGCCGTCCAGGGAGCCCTTCGCAACTACACCCACCTGGTGATCGACGACGAGTGGTCACAGATGGCGGCGGGGCACGGCAGCTCCGCCGTCTGGTTGGCCGCGGACCGGGTCCGCACGGCTGCCGAGGCCGCCAACGCGCAGACCACGACGGAGGTCTCCGCCAAGGGGGACACCCTGCAGAACCTGACCGACATGTTCGCCACCCGCAACGCCAGGCTCTCCGACATCCGGGCGGTGGTGCCGGGACTGGCGCTGGGCGGTCTGATCGTCGGTTCGGTCCTGGTGGTCGCGACCCCGGCGGTGATCGGCATGACCGCCAACCGCCGGAATCTGATGGTGCTGTGCTTCGTCGGGGCGACCGTGGCTTTCGCGGTCGGCCTCGTCCTACAGCTCAGCGGGCCGTACAGCGGGGTGCTGAAGGTACAGCCCGCCGCTTTCCAGCTGGCCCTCACCCGCTACGACCAGATGGACGCGGAGGCCGCGCAGCACTGA